The window TTGGTTTCAGAAATCCCTCAGCAACCCACAACTTAATTAGCTCAGAAACATCAATTTCAGTATCTTCAGGAAAAGCTGCTATGTAGAGGAAGCATGGTTTTAGTCGAAGAGGTAACCCATCATAACTAAAACACAGTATCTTTGAGCACTGAAGGGCAATTGTAGGCTCTTTAGAACTTATATTTTCCGAAATATTTTCCCACACTTCTTCTCTCATCACGTTGCCTGAAGAAAGGAGTAGTCCTGCAACCACCACGATGGTGAGAGGAAGTCCCCCACAATTTTCCGCAATTTTCTTCCCGACTTCCACCAGTTGGAGAGGACAAGATTGTTGTTCAAAAACACTTTCTTGAAGTAATTTCCAACTTTGATCATTATTTAAACACTTCATTTGGTGAACAGGAGCATCTGAAGATCTCGCACGAGAAGCCACATCTAATAGCCTGGTGGTTAACAGGATTCGACTTCCACTACCATCATCTGGGAATGTCATCTTCAAATCATCCCATGCCTGGGTACTCCATATATCATCAATCACAATGAGATATCGCCTGCCAAAGAGACTTTGATACACTAGTTTTGCCAGTTCTGCTTCGTTCTCATTAGATTGTTCATTCTTGAGGGACTTCAAAAGCCCTGAAAGAACCTCTCTCCTTTGATACTCTTGTGACACTGTGATCCATGCGCATTTGTCGAAGTATTGAGAAAGGATTGAATCTTCGTATGCTTTTCTAGCCAGAGTCGTCTTCCCGATTCCCCCCATCCCGACAACTGGGATAATTTGGAGGTTAGCAGAGTCTTCGTATAACCGTTCTTTGATTACGAGCAAGTCATCATCAAATCCCACTACCCTTTTTCTGGCAGTGGTTTGGACTGTGGATGAACGATCAACAGGAAAAGAATAAGATACGGATCGGAGATCTCTTGTCGTGTCCCTGTTGTTCATCTTCATCGTCTCATCCCAAATAAAACCAATCCTTTCAGACGCCATGGTTAAGTCTCGATCCAAGTTCAAATCAGCCTCTTCAGAACTCCCATCATCACCAATAGTTGACACCGAACACTGATACGAATCCATGAAATCTTGAGCTTCATATGCAGCTTCTCTAATCCCATTTCCCTCACG is drawn from Primulina eburnea isolate SZY01 chromosome 10, ASM2296580v1, whole genome shotgun sequence and contains these coding sequences:
- the LOC140803380 gene encoding putative late blight resistance protein homolog R1A-10; this translates as MIFNQELIVNEWKCYQLNNQLNKQPTMTDINLYFKENVSHICALPFLSPPMAAAYASLLALARSLREILDLEQYIDPLHKEKNVSLKEKVDFIVDFFEDYSDKYQETLGREGNGIREAAYEAQDFMDSYQCSVSTIGDDGSSEEADLNLDRDLTMASERIGFIWDETMKMNNRDTTRDLRSVSYSFPVDRSSTVQTTARKRVVGFDDDLLVIKERLYEDSANLQIIPVVGMGGIGKTTLARKAYEDSILSQYFDKCAWITVSQEYQRREVLSGLLKSLKNEQSNENEAELAKLVYQSLFGRRYLIVIDDIWSTQAWDDLKMTFPDDGSGSRILLTTRLLDVASRARSSDAPVHQMKCLNNDQSWKLLQESVFEQQSCPLQLVEVGKKIAENCGGLPLTIVVVAGLLLSSGNVMREEVWENISENISSKEPTIALQCSKILCFSYDGLPLRLKPCFLYIAAFPEDTEIDVSELIKLWVAEGFLKPNDQFKWLEDVGEHYLEDLVNRSLLL